A region of the Vigna unguiculata cultivar IT97K-499-35 chromosome 9, ASM411807v1, whole genome shotgun sequence genome:
TActgtttaaatatttgttatgttttcttttatttttatatccttTTACTGTTTTAATGAGATATATGAAACTGTAACGGCGGAAAATGttatcctaatttttttaaaatgttattgattattttgaaaCAGATATAATACAAGGTTATGCCTCTGGATTTGGCTAGGGTACTTGGCTTATCATTGGTTAGCGAGTATGTGAGGAATATTTCAGAATTCAGTAACAAACCTCAGGACTATGCATAGTTTATGCTTTTgaaaaaggataatgatatttgacACTCGTCTACTCATGGATCAGAGACTTCAAAACCGCTTcaataattcaaacaaaatcGACTTCATAAACAAGCTTGattcaagtttttcttttttcttttctcaaaataGTTCGATTCAATTTTGAACAAGTTCGATTGGGTTTTGTGTGCACACTACTGTTTTCTTGATCGCTCTTTAATTAAGaacacatttaaattaaaaaaaaaatcaatgaagaATGTAAGTAccttaactaaaattaattacaaaaataggaAATCTAGAAAATGATTGACTTAAACTGGACCTTCATTGGACCTTTGCaattataaacatattaaagaaaataaattcaattcaaattcACATGTTCCAAACAAAACACACAATATATCATCGATCAgtatatataaatcaatattttccATATAAAAGTGCAAATGAAATTTGAAGCCAAAACCTACGTTAGTAAACCTATAAAAGTGGGATGTAAATCAAATAGTAATTGTGCTTGTAATCAAatgtaaacaaaaataagagTTGCTCCCTTACTACGCCAACCCATTGCTAAATCAGAAACAGTGTTGGTTCTTAATACATGACATTAAGCTTAAGGGATGTGTGTTTGACAGTATCCAGTCTTCAACGTCAAACCAAATCCTAATAGTATATATGACGTTACTTCTTACGCATCCTACAGTCCGGGGAGTTCTGTCGCAAGGGAGACAAAGGTTGTCTAGCTAAATCTTTATCGTCCAAATCAAACTTCTTCATTGGGCTATTTGTCCTGGGACTCACAGACTTTCTCTTGTTTGACTGCATAAGccaaatgaatataaatatatgtgaaTCGCCAATGCACGTATGCTTTAAATATATGCTATCAATATGTGCACTTCATTTTTCTTTGGAATTATAGAAAAAACTCACCTTGGGTGATGGAGTGTTGGTATGTTTCTCAGCAGAATCAGGATGGTTCCTTTCCTTGCATAGCATCAGTAACCTTTTGTTCTCCTTTTCCAATACATTATTTTCATCAAAAAGTACTTTGACCTAGCAAGACCATGCAAAGTTGGATATTTATCAATAATCAAATCATCCAAAACAAAAGTAAATGGTCCGAGAAATTGGGGACCAATTTATGTTTACCTCCTCCTCCGCTTTGTGAAGGTTAGTTCTCAGATGCTCCTTGTCCTTCTCAAGTGACTTCACTTTGGCAACAAGTGACAAAACACTCAGAGCAGATGGACTCAAGCTACCATatccaaaaaaaacaaaataattagcctattaaaaatgaattgacAAAAACTGAGAAGTCACATTACTTACACACATGAAAGAAACAAGAGAAGAGAATGAGGAAAGGTTGCAGACTCACCCCTTCCACACATTCAGCAACTTCTTACAGGACTCATTCTCACTGTTTGCTTGCAAAAATGCATATGTAGAATCGTCATCTCTAGTAATAAGTGATGCCAAAGCAGAACCGAGTAAATTAGTTTCTCCAGGCGGACACGCAGAAGACTGAATCTTCATGGAAAAAGCAAATAGCTTGGATCAACACTACCATTtcatgattaaaaaaagaaaaggagggAAATGGAAGTTTGGAAAAGGACATAATGTTGGATATGTTTGAACAAACATTTTCATAAACACTCGTATGAAAAAAGATTAAACTAAGttattctataattaaaattaacttaggcataacttaaaaataatccTTTGGACAAGCTAATATAAGATAATGGATAAGTTAATTTTCACTATGggtaaaacttattttatttttttcttcatatactCTTAGTTTGGTACTGTAAGGAGTTCACTGATATAGATATAGGTGAAAAGGAATATCACTTGCCGGTAGTAAAACTACATTAATATAAACGTTGTCAGTTTAACCGCTGACAAAAGTCAATCATATATTATGTGCAAACAGCACCATGatgcattattattataattattataatgcaTATAGCATACTAAATAATCTCAATTCCTTAGGCAACCAATGGAAACCAAAAATAAACCATTATTAAAGATAACTCAGTTCATGCTAATGTCAACGTAGCTACTGAtttgaaacaaaaaacacaTCATATCAGCAACTCCAACTTATGGTGGCTGAATTACTTTCCAAAGACCCTCCTAGCAGCACATACAAATACGATCAGTGATTCGTCTATTCCCAAAAACCCAAAGGGACATCATTACTCTCTCAGCcgttaaaaaatgaataaaaatgaagCCTTTACCATTATACTAAAACCCCTTCAAACCCCCATAACTAACATTCCAATATTTTCCACATCAAGTTTACAACCCACTAATTATGTTAGAACTTAGGTATATATTTACACTGTTAAAAGAGGGTGCGAAAAAAATGGTTACCAGTTCATGATGATGCTTATATTTCTGCACTTCATTCTGCATCAAGAGCAAATCTTGTTGCAAATTGAGAACCTGGGATTGCGCCTCCCGTGCCCGTTCATCAGCATCGTTCCCAAATTCCATCAACGCTTCCCTGTCCTTGTCATACAACGCGCACTCATTCTCCAACCGACAACGTTGGGCTACCAACTTATCACACTTCAGTGCCAGCCTATGATTCTCCTCCACGAATTTCTTCAGTGCTTGCGCGTTCATAGTCGCTTCAGACTGCTCAAAAAACCCAGAATTCGCatcatcaaattttcaaaaaaaaaaaaaaagaaaatgacatgACATGACATgacaaaaagagaaaatcaaGAACAGTCTCGAAACCTTGATGCACTCGATGAGGCGGGTTTTACGCTCCAATTGAGGTTTAAGTGAGCGCAGACATTCGCGGAGACGCCACTGCGAGTCTTGAGAAGCTCGAAGCTTGGCCACTAGGGTTTCCGCCGGTACGGGAATCCCTAAGGAATCGTCGATGGTTTGTTTAATGCAATTGTCCACTTCTTGAGACAGATCCATTGGCGCAATTGATCGAACTCAACCAAACCAAAAGTTCAGAATTTGTGTTTGGATTCAAAGGATTAGAGAAAAAGGACGAATTCGTTACCCTTTATGGTGTGAATGAGTACATGATGTGAAGAAGGGACAAGGTGAGACTTAACCCTGATTTTGGTTGGAAAACGAAATCAAAATTGATTCTTTGTATATCctccatttaatttaaatgGGCTAGCCGTTAGGATTGTGTTCAGGGTACCAGCTTTTTCGGAGGTCCACAACtctgttattttattctttttattgctCTTTCCTTACAAACACTTCCTTTTACCGTTCACTAGCACACGACACCCGTGCGTTCGTACAGATAAATTTGtcttatttgtatttatatataaatacacataaatattttaattaatattttattaattatttaattttgttataaaataattttaagaattataatttttaattttaacaaattattgaTGACATATGTTAATTatgtgaaaattataaattacaatttataatttaaaaaattatacttagattgatatttttgaaaactttagaATTAAAGAAAGAAGTTTCAAGTAAACATTGaaattctaaataataatatcacataAATGTgcatatatttcaaaaaaaatccttaaaagttaaaagttattcttaaaaataatttgtataaacaaataagtattaataaaataaaactttaacgATACCACAATGATTAGTATATAAGTAGAagttttaactaaatttatcaaaatttgaactTGAATCTTCTCACAAAAAATTCATCTCCTATGTTAATCTTGAAGATGTACCTGAAAATAAAAGTTACTTATTAGGctattgtgaaaaaaaaggaTATCATCAATTAtctaaaa
Encoded here:
- the LOC114164226 gene encoding centlein; the protein is MDLSQEVDNCIKQTIDDSLGIPVPAETLVAKLRASQDSQWRLRECLRSLKPQLERKTRLIECIKSEATMNAQALKKFVEENHRLALKCDKLVAQRCRLENECALYDKDREALMEFGNDADERAREAQSQVLNLQQDLLLMQNEVQKYKHHHELIQSSACPPGETNLLGSALASLITRDDDSTYAFLQANSENESCKKLLNVWKGLSPSALSVLSLVAKVKSLEKDKEHLRTNLHKAEEEVKVLFDENNVLEKENKRLLMLCKERNHPDSAEKHTNTPSPKSNKRKSVSPRTNSPMKKFDLDDKDLARQPLSPLRQNSPDCRMRKK